From a region of the Enterobacter sp. JBIWA008 genome:
- a CDS encoding fimbrial protein, whose protein sequence is MKPILIFIASLAIAYVSLGCAQATDSNMKFSGTLVSDPCELDPQTSDLTVDFKSVIEKDIYLYTRSASVPFTISLTGCDTTLGNSVTFTFKGTQNTALPGYLAVTGTAAGIAVGLETAQGVPVPLNQATSALTLANGSNSFIFKAYVTGEPEAMEKQSITPGDFSATATFEMAYP, encoded by the coding sequence GTGAAACCTATATTAATTTTTATTGCCAGCCTGGCAATAGCTTATGTCAGCCTGGGCTGCGCACAGGCCACGGATAGCAATATGAAATTCAGCGGCACGCTGGTCAGCGATCCATGCGAGCTGGACCCGCAGACCAGCGATCTCACCGTTGATTTTAAATCGGTGATAGAAAAAGACATTTATCTCTATACCCGTTCGGCAAGCGTACCGTTCACAATCAGCCTGACGGGCTGTGATACCACATTAGGTAATAGTGTCACCTTTACCTTTAAGGGAACGCAAAATACGGCGCTGCCGGGTTATCTGGCGGTAACAGGTACGGCGGCGGGCATTGCCGTTGGCCTTGAAACCGCACAGGGGGTACCGGTCCCGCTGAACCAGGCCACGTCAGCACTTACATTGGCCAACGGTAGCAACAGCTTTATCTTTAAGGCCTATGTCACCGGAGAGCCGGAGGCCATGGAGAAACAGTCGATAACGCCGGGAGATTTTTCCGCGACGGCGACTTTTGAAATGGCTTATCCGTAA
- a CDS encoding fimbria/pilus periplasmic chaperone → MRMKLTLSAVTLIILAQQAHAAIALDRTRVIYNGAQNSLSLNITNQNKALPYLAQSWIEDEKGNKIESPITALPPLQRVEPGAKGQVKIQTTGALDVLPKDRESLFYFNVREIPPKSDKPNTLQLALQTRVKMFYRPQGIEIPRGDDNEAQKRLTLSRQGDSYQINNPTPYYVTIVAASTSPKGANLTSFKPIMIAPKSSSSLGVSASALGSQPVLTFINDFGGRPQLNFSCSGNTCSVSSVKAG, encoded by the coding sequence ATGCGAATGAAATTAACCCTGAGTGCCGTCACGCTAATTATCTTAGCTCAGCAGGCGCATGCCGCCATCGCGCTGGATCGGACCCGCGTCATTTATAACGGGGCGCAAAACTCGCTGTCCCTCAACATCACAAACCAGAATAAAGCCCTGCCTTACCTTGCGCAGTCGTGGATTGAGGATGAAAAGGGAAACAAAATTGAGTCACCGATAACGGCACTCCCTCCGCTACAGCGCGTTGAGCCCGGCGCGAAGGGCCAGGTTAAAATTCAGACCACCGGCGCGCTTGACGTTCTGCCGAAAGATCGCGAATCCCTGTTCTACTTCAACGTGCGTGAAATTCCGCCGAAAAGCGACAAACCTAATACGCTCCAGCTGGCGTTGCAGACGCGTGTGAAAATGTTCTACCGTCCGCAGGGAATCGAAATTCCCCGGGGCGATGACAACGAAGCTCAGAAGAGACTGACGCTAAGCCGTCAGGGCGACAGCTACCAGATCAATAACCCCACGCCGTACTACGTGACAATTGTGGCGGCGTCCACTTCACCGAAGGGAGCAAACCTTACCAGCTTTAAGCCAATCATGATCGCCCCGAAAAGCTCCTCTTCACTGGGGGTTAGCGCCTCTGCGCTCGGCAGCCAGCCGGTGCTGACCTTTATAAATGATTTTGGCGGTCGCCCGCAGCTTAACTTTTCCTGCAGTGGCAACACCTGTTCAGTCAGCAGCGTCAAAGCGGGTTAA
- a CDS encoding outer membrane usher protein, which yields MRKHLKIMSSVASDHHPLPFWGALHPVTVSILLALFVMRGAQAGDDVQFNTDVLDVKDRTSIDLSQFSKAGYLMPGKYQLTVRVNKSDLPDQQVEFFAPEDNPKGSEACLTPELVKQFGFKEDALKKTTWWHKGECLELHSLDGVTATPDLGSGVLYINVPQAYMEYTSETWDPPSRWDNGIPGMLFDYNVNAMTSKQKDQGHTRAVSGNGTTGVNAGPWRLRADWQAQYTQANGQNSSTQKNWDWSRYYAYRAITSLRAKLILGETSLDSAMFDSFQFRGASLNTDDNQLPSNLRGYAPEVVGVAKTNAKVTVSQQGRVIYETTVASGPFRIQDLNSAVTGKLDVKVEEQDGAVHTFQVDTASIPYLTRPGLVRYKFAAGKPSENDHHAQGPEFAASEFSWGINNGWSLYGGGLFAGDYNALSIGLGRDLLAFGAISIDVTQSQAKLPHEETLSGKSFRVSYSKRFDEYDSQVTFAGYRFSQREFMNMTEYLDKRYHENNSDGDDKELYTITMNKQFRSLNASAYLNYSHQTYWDRKPSDTWNLSVSNYFDVGSFKNVSLSLSAYRTQYENSNDDGMYLSLSVPWGNNGTLSYSGQSSGGKTSNTLGYYNRIDDNNNYRINAGTTSDGLGTGSGYYTHDGDLASMTANASFTGNDYSAAGLSLQGGMTATAQGAALHRTNTIGGTRMMVDTGGVSGVPVRTSGGGVSHANYFGKAVVSDISSYYHNSVNVDLDKLPENVDATRSVVEGTLTEGAIGYRKFGILAGEKSMAVVKLADGSSPPFGAEIRNLQGSQTGIIGEEGSVWLSGIRAGEQMKVSWNDGVQCRIDLPSPLPALGKGLLLPCTAL from the coding sequence ATGAGAAAGCATTTAAAAATCATGTCATCGGTCGCAAGCGATCATCATCCGCTTCCGTTCTGGGGCGCATTACACCCGGTTACGGTAAGTATCCTTCTGGCCCTGTTTGTGATGCGTGGCGCGCAAGCCGGAGATGACGTGCAGTTCAACACCGATGTGCTGGATGTCAAAGATCGCACCAGTATAGACCTCAGCCAATTCTCAAAGGCAGGTTATCTGATGCCAGGGAAATATCAGCTGACCGTGCGTGTGAATAAATCTGACTTGCCGGACCAGCAGGTCGAATTTTTCGCTCCTGAGGATAACCCCAAGGGGAGCGAGGCCTGCCTGACGCCGGAATTAGTGAAACAGTTTGGCTTCAAAGAAGACGCGCTGAAAAAAACGACCTGGTGGCACAAAGGAGAATGCCTTGAACTTCACTCTCTCGACGGCGTAACGGCTACGCCCGATCTGGGCAGCGGAGTGCTCTATATCAACGTGCCACAGGCCTATATGGAATACACTTCTGAAACCTGGGATCCCCCTTCGCGCTGGGATAACGGTATTCCGGGCATGCTGTTTGACTACAATGTTAATGCCATGACCAGTAAGCAGAAGGATCAGGGTCATACACGTGCGGTTAGCGGCAACGGCACAACGGGCGTGAACGCCGGGCCGTGGCGTCTGCGTGCAGACTGGCAGGCTCAGTACACCCAGGCCAATGGGCAAAACAGCAGCACGCAGAAAAACTGGGACTGGAGCCGCTACTACGCGTACCGTGCCATTACCTCCCTACGTGCAAAACTGATTCTCGGCGAAACGTCGCTGGATTCTGCCATGTTCGACAGCTTCCAGTTTCGCGGGGCAAGCCTGAACACCGATGATAATCAGCTGCCTTCTAACCTGCGCGGCTATGCGCCGGAGGTGGTCGGCGTGGCAAAAACCAATGCAAAAGTCACAGTTAGCCAACAGGGCCGCGTGATCTATGAAACTACCGTCGCCTCCGGTCCGTTCCGGATTCAGGACCTGAATTCTGCCGTAACCGGTAAGCTGGATGTCAAAGTTGAAGAACAGGATGGTGCCGTGCACACCTTCCAGGTGGACACCGCGAGCATACCCTACCTGACCCGTCCGGGGCTGGTGCGCTACAAATTCGCAGCGGGCAAGCCCTCGGAAAATGACCATCACGCACAGGGCCCGGAATTTGCAGCCAGCGAGTTTTCCTGGGGCATCAATAACGGCTGGTCTCTGTACGGCGGCGGCCTGTTTGCCGGGGACTACAACGCTCTGTCGATTGGCCTTGGGCGCGACCTGCTGGCTTTTGGCGCGATCTCTATAGACGTCACCCAGTCGCAGGCAAAGCTTCCGCATGAGGAGACTTTGAGCGGCAAATCTTTCCGCGTCAGCTATTCAAAACGCTTTGATGAATATGACAGTCAGGTGACCTTCGCAGGGTATCGCTTCTCCCAGCGTGAATTTATGAACATGACCGAATATCTCGACAAGCGCTACCACGAAAACAACAGCGATGGCGATGATAAAGAGCTGTATACCATCACCATGAACAAACAGTTCCGCTCGTTGAATGCCAGCGCTTATCTCAACTATAGCCACCAGACCTACTGGGACCGTAAACCGAGCGATACCTGGAACCTGTCCGTTTCGAACTATTTCGATGTAGGAAGTTTTAAGAACGTTAGCCTTAGCCTGTCGGCCTACCGCACGCAGTATGAAAATTCAAACGACGACGGTATGTATCTGAGTCTGTCCGTCCCATGGGGGAATAACGGTACGCTCAGCTACAGCGGACAGTCCAGCGGGGGTAAAACCAGCAATACGTTGGGATACTATAATCGCATTGATGATAACAATAATTACCGAATTAACGCAGGTACGACCTCCGATGGGCTGGGAACGGGCAGCGGCTATTACACTCACGACGGAGACTTAGCCAGCATGACGGCCAACGCCAGTTTTACGGGTAACGATTACAGCGCCGCGGGACTGTCGCTTCAGGGGGGGATGACCGCTACCGCGCAAGGCGCGGCACTGCATCGCACCAATACTATTGGCGGCACAAGAATGATGGTTGATACCGGCGGTGTAAGCGGCGTGCCTGTCCGCACCTCCGGGGGGGGCGTGTCACATGCCAATTACTTTGGTAAAGCGGTGGTGAGCGACATCAGCAGCTACTACCACAACAGCGTCAACGTGGATCTCGATAAGCTGCCAGAAAACGTAGATGCCACCCGTTCGGTAGTAGAAGGTACGCTCACCGAAGGGGCCATCGGGTACCGTAAATTTGGCATCCTGGCCGGAGAAAAATCCATGGCAGTGGTGAAACTGGCAGATGGCAGTTCACCGCCGTTCGGGGCTGAAATTCGCAATCTGCAGGGCTCGCAAACAGGCATTATCGGTGAAGAAGGTAGCGTCTGGCTGTCAGGCATTCGGGCAGGCGAGCAGATGAAAGTGAGCTGGAACGATGGCGTGCAGTGCCGTATCGATCTGCCTTCTCCATTACCGGCGCTGGGCAAGGGCCTGCTACTGCCCTGCACGGCATTGTAG
- a CDS encoding fimbrial protein — translation MHIKPAVTLFAAVSMLVSVAQAEQTGDSVTFDFQGRFLINTPCKVNNDQIMDITFGNVGVKKVDGVNFMQTIPYTVDCQGAQDSTLINLTVSGTTTTYDDAALTTSAEGLGIEIQANGQAMKLNQPLKTTLSGLRTLTLKAVPVKDPTKELTAQTFSATATLTAEYQ, via the coding sequence ATGCACATTAAGCCAGCCGTAACCTTATTCGCCGCCGTAAGCATGCTGGTTAGCGTAGCGCAGGCTGAGCAGACTGGAGACTCGGTAACCTTCGACTTTCAGGGCCGTTTTTTAATCAATACTCCCTGTAAGGTCAATAATGACCAGATTATGGATATTACCTTTGGCAACGTTGGGGTCAAAAAAGTGGACGGCGTCAACTTTATGCAAACCATCCCCTACACGGTTGACTGCCAGGGAGCACAGGACAGCACCCTGATAAACCTGACGGTAAGCGGCACGACAACAACCTACGATGACGCAGCGCTCACCACTTCAGCAGAAGGGCTGGGTATTGAGATCCAGGCCAACGGTCAGGCCATGAAGCTTAATCAGCCGCTAAAAACCACCCTGAGCGGTTTGCGGACCCTGACATTAAAAGCGGTTCCGGTGAAAGACCCGACTAAAGAGCTGACGGCCCAGACTTTTAGCGCCACGGCAACCTTAACGGCGGAGTACCAGTGA
- a CDS encoding PglL family O-oligosaccharyltransferase — MFSPVLSVLNNKKKNKYPVRIFNQRTDMIKQINKGVTLLLFLWMCCGLMFVLPNHGGAGLALPQNLLAWSVMSLAALWCIYLFSWQGKAEPVLPPGSALIIAGAVFWSLPLLWSPRTDWQFNAIPKVAALWGMVGFYILLLCMTSCSRLRSRWLLIIVCAALMQAAYALWQVQNLAELPRGRPYGSFQQTNVLASFLATGLACALWIFVQKRERFRRYISGTVLFVIPLVMVILQSRAGNIGAIASVLMLLLLVIKHKKNHAVLAITIMAAGTAMGLFWLYAGPLLFPDITPSLKPSSTLSRLTMLKLTWQLIQHHPVAGNGYGSFEVLYGQQARLLPLGLDNDTIPYPHNEFLYAWAEGGLAAVLGILLMVAGVFRRLWSRGGTKFAGAALLVPLAVHMNLEYPLYQSATHGLMLIMLLVVNGPRVIKEKVCGERQKPYGWLWRIALGAPVLAILVFMLTGVQTQARLTAIEEQNLLPLVGDEQHTVSSLLNPYSQFTRLDFDRHVALLVRFNFTHDPALLDRFREWGEDYLRVHNDPSVYYSLITIMRAQHRPELNELCIRAQRMWLEDPRFICPETAE; from the coding sequence ATGTTCTCGCCAGTATTATCTGTTTTAAATAATAAAAAAAAGAATAAATATCCCGTTCGTATTTTTAATCAGCGGACTGATATGATAAAACAGATTAATAAAGGTGTGACACTTTTGTTATTTCTCTGGATGTGCTGTGGGTTGATGTTTGTCCTGCCGAATCATGGTGGGGCGGGCCTTGCGCTGCCGCAAAATCTGCTGGCCTGGTCGGTAATGTCACTGGCCGCACTATGGTGTATCTATCTTTTCTCCTGGCAGGGTAAAGCAGAGCCCGTGCTTCCGCCCGGTTCTGCCCTGATCATTGCCGGTGCGGTGTTCTGGTCCCTGCCTCTGCTCTGGTCACCCCGAACGGACTGGCAGTTCAACGCCATCCCAAAAGTAGCCGCGCTGTGGGGCATGGTGGGGTTTTATATCCTGCTACTTTGTATGACTTCATGCTCGCGACTGCGTTCACGCTGGCTGCTCATCATCGTCTGCGCTGCGCTTATGCAGGCGGCCTACGCGCTTTGGCAGGTACAAAATCTGGCGGAACTTCCTCGCGGTCGTCCCTACGGCAGCTTCCAGCAAACGAACGTTCTTGCCTCTTTTTTGGCGACCGGGCTTGCATGCGCGCTGTGGATCTTTGTGCAAAAACGTGAACGCTTTCGCCGCTATATTAGCGGTACCGTGCTTTTTGTTATTCCGCTCGTTATGGTTATTTTGCAAAGCCGTGCGGGGAATATTGGCGCCATTGCCTCCGTGCTAATGCTTCTTTTACTGGTGATAAAGCATAAAAAAAATCATGCGGTGTTAGCCATTACAATTATGGCCGCGGGAACCGCGATGGGACTTTTTTGGCTGTATGCGGGGCCCTTGCTCTTTCCAGACATAACCCCATCGCTCAAACCAAGCTCCACCCTGTCCCGTTTGACTATGCTCAAGCTGACCTGGCAGCTTATCCAACATCATCCTGTCGCAGGGAACGGCTACGGCAGTTTCGAAGTACTTTATGGCCAGCAGGCCCGGCTGTTGCCCCTGGGGCTTGATAACGACACCATCCCCTATCCCCACAATGAATTTTTATACGCCTGGGCTGAAGGTGGCCTGGCTGCAGTGCTGGGTATTTTGCTGATGGTAGCAGGCGTCTTCCGGCGCCTGTGGTCCAGGGGCGGCACGAAGTTCGCTGGCGCGGCGCTGCTGGTGCCCCTGGCGGTGCATATGAACCTGGAATATCCGCTCTACCAGTCCGCGACGCATGGCCTGATGCTGATCATGCTGTTGGTAGTGAACGGTCCCAGGGTCATCAAAGAAAAAGTGTGTGGGGAAAGACAAAAACCTTACGGATGGCTGTGGCGCATTGCGCTCGGCGCACCGGTGTTAGCCATCCTCGTTTTTATGCTGACCGGCGTGCAGACTCAGGCGCGGTTAACTGCAATTGAAGAACAAAATCTTCTCCCACTGGTGGGAGATGAACAACATACGGTCAGCTCGCTGCTTAACCCCTATAGCCAGTTTACCCGACTGGATTTCGACAGGCATGTCGCCTTGCTGGTACGTTTTAACTTTACGCATGACCCAGCGTTGCTGGACAGGTTCCGCGAGTGGGGCGAAGACTACCTGCGGGTGCATAACGATCCCTCGGTTTACTACAGCCTGATAACCATCATGCGCGCGCAGCATCGGCCTGAATTAAATGAACTTTGTATAAGGGCTCAAAGGATGTGGCTTGAAGACCCCCGGTTCATCTGCCCGGAAACAGCTGAATAA
- a CDS encoding fimbrial protein, with protein MGTYDFFKKSQKTVKLLIGLMCAITIFFVNQAEAGISGAAGFRPDMNSSGFVCGTGNVTTQIAVFKGGACYIHGVGNYVPHSGYYTVILYAYPPGNWSQAMFNESSRVYISSDKSISEQSLYVSTSDRNTSAYLYNKTVYNCYSLKDDAGNYYSLNSVTCRGDTPLPPTPTPDTACTLNSGNALNVNLGTVDRSQLTTTPGVGSVKHILVNVNCTGGVDVTVNMQLNYTPISITGTQIVKSTANGLGVAIIYNGKTLASTDVTPVTFLSGSNTLDLSFQAVRDPTVDVGDVPTGAFTASAVLVMTQQ; from the coding sequence ATGGGTACTTATGATTTTTTTAAAAAATCACAGAAAACAGTCAAGTTACTCATTGGGCTCATGTGCGCCATTACTATTTTTTTTGTAAACCAAGCCGAGGCCGGCATAAGCGGAGCCGCCGGATTTCGACCTGACATGAATAGTTCAGGTTTTGTTTGCGGAACTGGCAACGTTACAACACAAATTGCTGTCTTTAAAGGAGGTGCATGTTACATACACGGCGTGGGTAACTACGTACCGCATTCAGGATATTATACAGTCATATTATATGCTTATCCTCCAGGAAACTGGTCGCAAGCCATGTTTAATGAAAGCTCCAGAGTATATATTTCGTCAGATAAATCTATAAGCGAACAAAGTCTTTATGTAAGCACTTCTGATAGAAACACAAGTGCTTATCTTTACAATAAGACCGTTTATAATTGCTACTCATTAAAGGATGATGCAGGGAATTACTATAGTTTAAATAGCGTAACTTGTCGTGGTGATACCCCTCTTCCGCCTACACCAACGCCAGACACAGCCTGCACCCTCAACAGCGGGAACGCACTGAATGTAAACCTGGGGACAGTCGATCGTTCTCAGTTAACCACCACACCTGGAGTCGGTTCAGTCAAGCATATTCTGGTTAATGTTAACTGTACCGGCGGCGTTGATGTGACGGTAAATATGCAGTTGAACTATACTCCAATATCCATAACGGGAACTCAGATAGTGAAATCCACCGCTAACGGACTTGGTGTGGCAATTATTTATAATGGCAAAACGCTTGCCTCCACGGATGTTACGCCGGTTACTTTTCTTTCCGGTTCGAATACGCTTGATTTATCTTTCCAGGCCGTGCGTGACCCAACGGTTGATGTTGGCGATGTCCCTACCGGGGCATTTACCGCAAGCGCCGTGTTGGTTATGACTCAGCAATAA
- a CDS encoding helix-turn-helix domain-containing protein translates to MNKNIYGPKSSKIDLTYINILLNALSQDLEYKTFSTGRRFTMTVARNNECYFVRSGVVSLSRAEGNVLFEILEAPTIRGLVPLHPESRSSYILKVIEPAEIAIINRERMYELLTRYQLWDTFSQHIVTVASMMMEVFLKLTMPSSYDIVRMQLFELMSKPEHIRESMAAEQYICSKTQLSRSTVMRILGELKTRGAISMQRGILKKINQLPAEE, encoded by the coding sequence ATGAACAAAAATATATACGGACCTAAATCAAGTAAAATTGACTTAACCTACATCAATATATTATTAAACGCGCTGTCCCAGGACCTTGAGTATAAAACCTTCTCGACCGGACGGCGTTTTACGATGACGGTAGCGCGAAATAATGAATGTTACTTTGTTCGCAGTGGTGTCGTTTCCCTGTCTCGGGCAGAGGGAAATGTTCTCTTTGAAATTCTGGAAGCGCCAACAATAAGGGGATTAGTTCCGCTTCATCCAGAATCCAGGTCAAGTTACATCTTGAAAGTTATCGAGCCGGCTGAAATTGCGATTATTAATAGAGAACGCATGTATGAACTCCTAACCCGCTACCAGCTTTGGGACACTTTTTCTCAACACATTGTGACCGTAGCCAGCATGATGATGGAAGTCTTTCTGAAGCTCACGATGCCATCCAGCTATGACATCGTGCGGATGCAACTGTTTGAATTAATGAGTAAACCAGAGCATATTCGCGAGTCCATGGCAGCAGAGCAGTATATCTGTAGCAAAACACAGCTTTCCCGTAGCACGGTGATGAGAATCCTGGGAGAGTTAAAAACCAGGGGAGCTATCAGTATGCAACGCGGTATTCTTAAAAAAATTAATCAGTTACCGGCAGAAGAGTAA
- a CDS encoding MrfF, whose protein sequence is MSKRPMRISALVMAIMMPALLLKGPVALANTGDKYSMDINMSGTVVANGSCTFDQGGTLRVDFKEVKLKGSGTNTVELDGSYLMPLISSFSCTGDSKGLLQMKLTSATGSYETYNSTQVLSTGNGIVGIELLVDGVAKNMGEWFTVNENAQPKLQVQLVQTGTTNDHNLVSGDTFSASATLTLAFN, encoded by the coding sequence ATGAGTAAGCGCCCAATGCGTATTTCTGCCCTTGTCATGGCTATTATGATGCCAGCCCTGTTGTTAAAAGGGCCAGTTGCACTCGCTAACACGGGCGATAAGTATTCTATGGATATCAATATGTCCGGCACGGTGGTCGCCAATGGGTCATGCACCTTCGACCAGGGTGGCACGCTGCGCGTGGATTTTAAAGAGGTAAAGCTCAAAGGCAGCGGCACCAATACCGTTGAACTAGACGGAAGTTATCTAATGCCGCTGATCAGCAGCTTTTCCTGTACCGGGGATAGCAAAGGCCTGTTACAGATGAAATTAACTTCCGCTACCGGCAGCTATGAAACCTATAACAGCACCCAAGTGCTGAGTACCGGCAACGGGATTGTAGGCATCGAGCTGTTGGTCGATGGCGTCGCGAAGAATATGGGGGAATGGTTCACCGTCAATGAAAACGCGCAGCCAAAACTTCAGGTGCAGCTGGTACAGACAGGCACCACCAACGACCATAACCTCGTCAGCGGGGATACGTTTTCCGCCTCCGCAACTCTGACGCTGGCATTTAACTGA